One Sphingomonas sp. SUN039 genomic window carries:
- a CDS encoding phage tail protein — MGTPFLGELRLMSFNFAPKGWAFCNGQLLPINQNQALFSLLGTMYGGNGVQNFALPNLQGRSPIHVGNGFTQGQAGGEEAHTLLITEMPSHNHVAQASNAVALANPAGIIPTNTKAVAQGLVALAGGATTPAQIYGTGVPSGTMSADTISNTGGSQGHENRQPFTVLSWCIALQGVFPSRN, encoded by the coding sequence ATGGGTACACCCTTTCTCGGCGAACTCAGGTTGATGTCATTCAACTTCGCGCCAAAGGGCTGGGCGTTTTGCAACGGCCAGTTGTTGCCGATCAACCAGAATCAGGCGCTGTTTTCGCTGCTTGGCACAATGTATGGTGGCAACGGCGTGCAAAATTTTGCGCTGCCCAACCTTCAGGGGCGGTCGCCGATTCATGTCGGCAACGGCTTCACTCAGGGTCAGGCCGGCGGCGAAGAAGCGCACACGTTGCTGATCACCGAAATGCCGTCGCACAACCATGTCGCACAGGCCAGCAATGCGGTCGCACTGGCAAATCCTGCCGGAATCATCCCGACCAATACCAAAGCGGTCGCGCAGGGGCTGGTGGCGCTGGCCGGCGGTGCAACGACACCGGCGCAGATTTACGGCACGGGTGTGCCCAGCGGTACCATGTCGGCTGATACGATCAGCAATACCGGCGGAAGCCAGGGACACGAGAACCGACAGCCGTTTACCGTGCTCAGCTGGTGCATCGCGTTGCAGGGCGTTTTCCCCTCGCGGAACTAA